From a region of the Triticum aestivum cultivar Chinese Spring chromosome 7D, IWGSC CS RefSeq v2.1, whole genome shotgun sequence genome:
- the LOC123169555 gene encoding uncharacterized protein translates to MLRVNLRLPVGAMLQRVPVSALLVDKAMAMAMPTVATGGDYRARRSVHGGGDSPSKWRKPEAGRLKLNFDGSSRHASQSASIGGVYRDHKGEFVLGYAEPIGAATSSVAELAALRRGLELALENGWSGVWVEGDDLSAVEAARGSHRRPRLGRAEEDLRLWKEIAELLPLLGDDMAVSHVRRGGNRVAHGFAKLGHSVPRPRVWRGVPPAEVLKYIQRDAGRK, encoded by the coding sequence ATGCTGCGCGTGAACCTTCGACTACCTGTGGGCGCGATGCTGCAGCGCGTACCCGTATCTGCCCTCCTCGTCGACAAGGCGATGGCAATGGCAATGCCAACGGTGGCGACGGGAGGCGACTACCGGGCGCGGCGGAGCGTGCACGGCGGAGGGGACTCGCCGAGCAAGTGGAGGAAGCCGGAGGCGGGGCGCCTGAAGCTCAACTTCGACGGGTCCTCCAGGCACGCGTCACAGAGCGCGAGCATCGGCGGCGTGTACCGGGATCACAAGGGCGAGTTCGTGCTGGGCTACGCGGAGCCGATCGGCGCCGCGACGAGCTCCGTGGCCGAGCTCGCCGCGCTCCGGCGCGGGCTGGAGCTGGCGCTGGAGAACGGGTGGAGCGGCGTCTGGGTCGAGGGCGACGACTTGTCGGCCGTGGAAGCCGCGCGGGGGAGCCACAGGCGCCCGCGCCTGGGCAGGGCGGAGGAGGACCTGAGGCTGTGGAAGGAGATCGCCGAGCTGCTCCCGCTGCTCGGCGATGACATGGCCGTGTCGCACGTGCGCCGGGGAGGGAACAGGGTGGCGCACGGGTTCGCCAAGCTCGGGCACAGCGTGCCGCGGCCGCGTGTGTGGCGCGGCGTGCCGCCCGCCGAGGTGCTCAAGTACATTCAGCGGGACGCCGGCAGGAAATAG